One Candidatus Krumholzibacteriia bacterium genomic region harbors:
- a CDS encoding tetratricopeptide repeat protein → MPGVGVLLYAALALAIVLAGVHADPRPWGVHSFAFLPRPLWLAAAIVLALFLVPGVARRAGQSAGWIGARLSRLPVLAVVALASAPVFYLARLEYQFLGDGMVWVNAIDEGKPFHHFEPLAATLTRLLAKAWAPAHPGTAAGAFSLALGPVYLLVTALLCRALWKDAASRGLAWLLLLLHPVLLLYFGYAESYPLLLVVEVAFVLTLARAALRRLPLVVPSLVLGLAMATHLTAIAWAPALVVLALGRSGAPARALTKTASRVGPSGVPAGLLAGLAAVVLALGIAAATAGAVGSSPTRLLRDVLGGSGLGGESFRWVFSSRHGIDLLNELLLLLAPVFVLLGGALSGPSRSAAAAEGRTQAGENRQRAPRKAVRTTADAGALLMPRAFWNSVAALLVGTLAVALLVEPRIGGARDWDLFVPLLLPAVLLAVHVASTAPTATVGRALVLALVMLVGWLAVGLHAKRSAQRLEVLQEPPGTFNRFARGYANETLGIYYRGRDLEAGCAAWLRATQANPANPRYFNNLGMEELKRNNIAAACVAFRRTLELGMDEYFVRYNVANCDRQEGNLEASEKQLDQLIARWPQRWEGFSARGKVRLRLERPGEALVDLQTAARMQQDAETYYSMGLALEALGRLAEARSAWERTLQLAPSHAAAREHLQK, encoded by the coding sequence CCTGCCTCGCCCTCTCTGGCTCGCGGCGGCGATCGTCCTCGCGCTCTTCCTTGTCCCCGGCGTGGCGCGGCGGGCTGGCCAAAGCGCCGGCTGGATCGGTGCGCGACTCTCGCGCCTCCCCGTGCTCGCCGTCGTGGCGCTCGCCAGCGCTCCCGTCTTCTACCTGGCGCGGCTCGAGTACCAGTTCCTCGGCGACGGCATGGTCTGGGTGAACGCCATCGACGAAGGCAAACCGTTCCATCATTTCGAGCCGCTGGCAGCCACGCTCACCCGTCTCCTCGCCAAGGCATGGGCGCCAGCGCACCCCGGGACGGCGGCGGGTGCCTTCTCTCTCGCCCTGGGACCGGTCTACCTCCTCGTCACCGCTCTTCTTTGCCGCGCCTTGTGGAAGGATGCAGCGTCACGTGGCCTCGCCTGGCTCTTGCTCCTCCTGCACCCGGTGCTGTTGCTTTACTTCGGTTACGCCGAGAGCTACCCGCTCTTGCTCGTCGTCGAAGTGGCCTTCGTGCTGACGCTTGCTCGAGCTGCGCTGCGACGCCTTCCACTCGTCGTCCCGTCCCTCGTGCTCGGCCTCGCGATGGCGACGCATCTGACGGCGATCGCCTGGGCGCCGGCGCTCGTCGTCCTGGCGCTGGGACGCAGCGGCGCACCTGCCAGAGCGCTGACGAAAACAGCATCGAGGGTCGGGCCATCCGGAGTCCCGGCGGGATTGCTGGCGGGTCTCGCTGCCGTTGTCCTCGCGCTGGGAATCGCCGCCGCCACCGCGGGCGCCGTGGGCAGCTCCCCCACCCGTCTCCTGCGCGACGTGCTCGGTGGCTCCGGGTTGGGCGGGGAGTCCTTCCGCTGGGTTTTCTCCAGCCGCCATGGCATCGATCTGCTCAACGAGTTGCTGCTCTTACTGGCGCCTGTGTTCGTTCTCCTCGGCGGCGCCTTGTCGGGGCCATCGAGGTCGGCAGCTGCCGCCGAGGGGAGAACACAAGCGGGGGAGAACCGACAACGCGCGCCTCGGAAGGCGGTGAGGACGACAGCAGACGCCGGCGCGCTGCTCATGCCCCGAGCCTTCTGGAACTCTGTCGCAGCCCTTCTCGTCGGCACGCTCGCCGTGGCGTTGCTCGTCGAACCCCGGATCGGCGGGGCGCGGGATTGGGATCTCTTCGTGCCGCTCTTGCTCCCTGCGGTCCTGCTGGCGGTGCACGTGGCGTCCACTGCGCCCACCGCGACGGTCGGCCGCGCTCTCGTTCTCGCCCTGGTCATGCTGGTGGGTTGGCTCGCGGTGGGACTGCATGCCAAGCGCTCGGCCCAGCGGCTCGAGGTGCTCCAGGAGCCGCCCGGCACGTTCAACAGATTCGCCCGCGGCTACGCCAACGAAACGCTTGGCATCTACTACCGTGGGCGCGACCTCGAGGCCGGGTGCGCCGCCTGGTTGCGCGCCACCCAGGCCAACCCGGCGAATCCGCGCTACTTCAACAACCTGGGGATGGAAGAGCTGAAGCGGAACAACATTGCCGCCGCGTGCGTCGCCTTTCGCCGCACCCTCGAGCTCGGCATGGACGAGTACTTCGTCCGCTACAACGTCGCCAACTGCGACCGCCAGGAGGGGAACCTGGAGGCCTCGGAGAAGCAGCTCGATCAGCTCATCGCCCGCTGGCCCCAACGCTGGGAAGGTTTCAGCGCCCGCGGTAAGGTGCGGCTTCGACTCGAACGTCCGGGCGAGGCGCTGGTGGATCTGCAAACGGCGGCGCGCATGCAGCAAGATGCCGAAACGTATTACTCGATGGGGCTGGCGCTGGAGGCGCTCGGACGCCTCGCCGAGGCCCGGTCCGCCTGGGAGCGCACGCTGCAGCTCGCACCGTCGCATGCTGCGGCGCGCGAACACCTGCAGAAGTAG
- a CDS encoding DUF3501 family protein, which translates to MARPLSRDEIADYETYKERRDAERQRVLAVKAPRRVHCGEYLTFLFENTETMRYQVQEMLLAERIVKEAAIQHEIDTYNGILGGPGELGCSLLIEIDDPGLRAEKLRQWLDLPRHLYLRLDDGSRVAATYDPGQVGEDRLSAVQYLKFDTGGRTPVAVGCDLPALTCETQLTSTQRQALSEDLRG; encoded by the coding sequence ATGGCGAGACCGTTGAGCCGCGACGAGATCGCGGACTACGAGACCTACAAGGAGCGTCGCGACGCGGAGCGCCAGCGCGTGCTCGCGGTGAAGGCGCCACGCCGAGTGCACTGCGGCGAGTACCTCACCTTCCTGTTCGAGAACACCGAGACCATGCGCTACCAGGTGCAGGAGATGCTGCTGGCCGAGCGCATCGTCAAGGAAGCGGCCATCCAGCACGAGATCGACACCTACAATGGCATCCTCGGCGGCCCTGGCGAGCTGGGTTGCTCGCTCCTCATCGAGATCGACGACCCCGGATTGCGCGCCGAGAAGCTGCGGCAGTGGCTCGATCTGCCGCGACATCTCTACCTGCGTCTCGACGATGGGAGCCGCGTGGCGGCCACCTACGACCCCGGACAGGTGGGCGAGGATCGGCTGAGCGCGGTGCAATACCTCAAGTTCGACACCGGCGGCCGCACCCCCGTCGCCGTCGGCTGCGACCTCCCTGCTCTCACCTGCGAAACCCAGCTGACCTCCACGCAGCGCCAGGCGCTCAGCGAAGACCTGCGCGGCTGA